The proteins below are encoded in one region of Pelagibacterium flavum:
- a CDS encoding metal-sensing transcriptional repressor, with protein MSHPDHHASHPAIIKRLKRANGHLSAVIEMIESGRPCLDLAQQLHAVEKAVANAKKTLIHDHLDHCLGNVGSALPDEDRAVIDEFREIARYL; from the coding sequence ATGAGCCATCCTGATCATCACGCGTCGCACCCCGCAATCATCAAACGCCTCAAGCGCGCAAATGGCCACCTCAGCGCGGTTATCGAAATGATCGAGTCGGGCCGGCCCTGCCTCGATCTCGCCCAGCAGCTCCATGCTGTCGAAAAAGCTGTCGCCAATGCCAAAAAGACCTTGATTCATGATCACCTCGATCACTGCCTGGGCAATGTGGGCAGCGCGCTGCCGGACGAGGACCGCGCTGTTATCGATGAGTTTCGCGAGATTGCCCGCTACCTGTAA
- a CDS encoding MFS transporter codes for MLDVLADRTYRHLFASQIIALLGTGLATVALGLLAFSLAGADAGTVLGIALGIKMIAYVGIAPIASAITERLPRRATLITLDLFRAGVAVLLPFVTEIWQIYVLIFLLQSASACYTPAFQATIPDVLPEEKRYTRALSLSRLAYDLESAASPLIAAALLAVVSFNSLFIGTVLGFIGAALLVFSVALPYPQNPAPGNFYDRMTKGVRIYLKTPRLRGMLALGLAPAAAGSMVLVNTVVLVQSSFGLGQKETALALAAYGGGSMIAALTLPRLLDRLPDRTVMIAGTAILTIACGLGSLLSTYQALLALWLLIGIGFAMTITPAGRLIRRSSNAGDRTALFAAQFALSHATWLICYPLAGWLGAGLGISTTFLIVGLIAGFGLVLGSRLWRTPDTDAVEHTHADLPRDHPHLANATPAAGGYRHKHTFVIDADHLSWPTR; via the coding sequence ATGCTGGACGTTCTGGCCGACCGCACCTACCGCCACCTGTTCGCTTCCCAGATCATCGCCCTCCTCGGCACCGGTCTAGCCACAGTAGCTCTAGGGCTGCTCGCTTTCAGCCTTGCTGGCGCCGATGCCGGTACGGTTCTGGGCATCGCGCTGGGCATCAAAATGATCGCCTATGTAGGCATTGCTCCGATCGCTTCGGCAATCACGGAGCGCCTGCCCCGCCGCGCCACCCTTATCACGCTCGATCTGTTCCGTGCCGGCGTCGCCGTGCTTTTGCCGTTCGTCACCGAGATCTGGCAAATTTATGTGCTGATCTTTCTGCTGCAATCGGCTTCCGCCTGCTATACACCGGCCTTTCAGGCGACCATTCCTGATGTCCTGCCAGAAGAAAAGCGATACACACGGGCCCTGTCTCTCTCCCGTCTGGCGTATGATCTCGAGAGCGCTGCGAGCCCTCTGATTGCTGCCGCGTTGCTCGCCGTAGTTTCATTCAACAGCCTGTTCATCGGAACCGTTCTTGGCTTTATCGGCGCAGCGCTTCTGGTCTTTTCGGTTGCGCTGCCCTATCCGCAAAACCCGGCGCCGGGCAATTTTTATGACAGGATGACCAAAGGTGTCCGCATCTATCTCAAGACTCCCCGCTTGCGCGGAATGCTGGCCCTGGGGCTCGCGCCCGCTGCGGCAGGATCGATGGTCCTGGTCAACACCGTCGTGCTGGTTCAGTCCAGCTTCGGGCTGGGACAAAAGGAAACGGCCCTGGCGCTGGCCGCCTACGGCGGCGGCTCAATGATCGCGGCACTGACCCTGCCGCGCCTGCTTGATCGTTTGCCGGACCGAACAGTGATGATCGCGGGAACAGCCATTCTCACCATCGCCTGCGGACTTGGCAGCCTGTTGTCCACGTATCAGGCGCTGCTGGCCCTCTGGCTGCTCATCGGCATCGGCTTTGCCATGACCATCACCCCCGCGGGACGACTGATCCGCAGATCCTCCAATGCGGGCGACCGCACCGCGCTTTTTGCTGCCCAGTTCGCCCTGTCTCACGCCACCTGGCTGATCTGCTACCCGCTGGCGGGCTGGCTCGGGGCCGGGCTGGGCATTAGCACTACTTTCCTGATTGTAGGGCTAATCGCCGGCTTTGGGCTTGTGCTTGGCTCCAGGCTGTGGCGTACGCCGGACACCGACGCGGTCGAACATACCCACGCGGACCTGCCAAGGGACCACCCGCATCTGGCCAACGCCACACCGGCAGCGGGCGGCTACCGGCACAAGCACACCTTCGTGATTGACGCCGACCATCTCTCTTGGCCGACACGTTAG
- a CDS encoding LysR substrate-binding domain-containing protein, which produces MIKLSHFEAFNAVMLSGSMTAAATMMHTSQPNISRSISKLESGTGLKLFERVPGRLIPTSDGLALYEEVQRSFVGLSRLTEAAQRIHRTGSGILRIGAIQTLSLSLVPRAIKRFTDVFPQVKLSIQTAHSDVLSRWVREHTCDFAIVSTPDGEDGVERELLYTAEGVCIMHADHPLAARPTITPRDLAGERFITFPQGDPPRLLMDRIFLDANVEVSRVIETSYSSITCSLVSQGVGVAIVNPYVAREYLNSGLVARPFVPAPRHNAIMIFPSGKPLGRPVENFIEILRKLVKEEEDSIGR; this is translated from the coding sequence ATGATCAAACTCAGCCATTTCGAAGCCTTCAACGCGGTGATGCTTTCGGGCTCGATGACCGCGGCAGCCACGATGATGCACACTTCACAACCCAATATCAGCCGCTCGATTTCCAAGCTCGAAAGCGGCACGGGCCTGAAACTTTTCGAGCGTGTTCCGGGAAGGCTAATCCCCACCTCGGACGGGCTCGCGCTCTATGAGGAAGTCCAGCGCAGTTTTGTCGGCCTCAGCCGGCTCACCGAAGCGGCCCAGCGCATTCATCGCACCGGCAGTGGCATCTTGCGTATCGGCGCCATTCAGACGCTGTCGTTATCTCTTGTACCGAGAGCCATCAAGCGGTTCACCGACGTCTTCCCGCAGGTCAAACTATCGATTCAAACGGCCCATTCCGACGTTTTGTCGCGTTGGGTACGCGAGCACACATGCGATTTCGCCATCGTTTCCACGCCCGACGGCGAGGATGGTGTCGAAAGGGAATTACTCTATACCGCTGAGGGGGTCTGCATCATGCACGCTGACCATCCACTGGCCGCAAGGCCCACGATAACCCCCCGCGACTTGGCCGGAGAGCGCTTCATCACCTTTCCTCAAGGGGACCCGCCACGGCTCCTCATGGACCGGATTTTCCTTGATGCCAATGTCGAGGTCTCACGGGTTATCGAAACTTCTTACAGTTCGATTACCTGCTCGCTGGTCTCTCAAGGTGTCGGTGTTGCAATCGTCAATCCTTATGTCGCGCGCGAATATCTCAATAGCGGTTTGGTCGCCCGTCCCTTTGTTCCCGCCCCACGCCACAATGCAATAATGATCTTCCCCAGCGGCAAGCCACTTGGACGGCCGGTGGAAAATTTCATCGAAATTTTGCGCAAGCTGGTGAAGGAGGAGGAGGATTCGATAGGCCGGTGA
- a CDS encoding c-type cytochrome produces the protein MTDRGRATTDTALRVFVPLWLFFAGCVVAQAFDRVEDGRALVTMYCADCHAIGTNGESPLNIAPRFRDLHLRYDVEFLSEALVEGIVTAHPEMPQFEFDPDQAAAIVAYLKTLEP, from the coding sequence ATGACCGATAGAGGACGTGCGACTACCGACACCGCACTGCGTGTTTTTGTCCCGCTTTGGCTGTTCTTTGCCGGTTGCGTCGTCGCACAGGCATTCGATCGAGTTGAAGACGGCCGGGCGTTGGTGACGATGTACTGTGCCGATTGTCATGCGATCGGAACCAATGGCGAAAGCCCCCTGAATATCGCGCCACGGTTTCGTGACCTTCATCTGCGCTACGACGTGGAGTTCCTGAGCGAAGCGCTTGTCGAAGGGATCGTTACAGCCCATCCCGAAATGCCGCAGTTCGAGTTTGACCCTGACCAGGCTGCAGCTATCGTTGCTTACCTCAAGACATTGGAGCCTTGA
- a CDS encoding IS5 family transposase → MRPRKPDPTPQSDMFRESLEAILDPRHELLRLAARIDWDRLDALYGATFVEQVGRPGLPTRLMVGLHLLKHIKGLSDEAVCAAWVENPYHQAFCGETHFQHRLPADRSSMTNWRKRMDADKLEALLAETISIAMASGAVSERQLERVTVDTTVQTKAVAHPTDSHLMLRAIEWLNRAARANGVRLRQSYLRVARRARKEAARLMHGRGHKQAKAHLRFMRTRLGRLIRDIERRIDGDPTRMEALATVLERARIIHGQKPGDTQKLYAFHAPEVECIGKGKARTRYEFGAKASFATTNERCKGGQFVLGALSLPGNPYDGHTLGAQLDQVARITGQNPARAYVDRGYRGHGLNRDGLEVHVSHTRGITSPTIRRELRRRNGIEPVIGHMKQDGHLERNPLKGIEGDVINVMLCAIGHNLRLLLAWFRKLLWLILALILFPNSTARSRPA, encoded by the coding sequence ATGCGCCCCAGGAAGCCCGACCCGACGCCGCAATCCGACATGTTTCGAGAGAGCCTGGAGGCGATCCTTGATCCCCGGCACGAGCTCCTGCGGCTTGCGGCACGCATCGACTGGGACCGGCTCGACGCGCTCTATGGCGCCACCTTCGTGGAGCAGGTCGGCCGCCCCGGCCTGCCGACCCGACTGATGGTGGGACTGCACCTGTTGAAGCACATCAAGGGACTTTCGGATGAGGCCGTGTGCGCGGCCTGGGTTGAGAATCCCTATCACCAGGCGTTTTGCGGCGAGACCCATTTCCAGCACAGGCTGCCGGCGGACCGCTCCTCGATGACCAACTGGCGCAAGCGCATGGACGCCGACAAGCTCGAAGCGCTGCTGGCCGAGACGATCTCGATTGCCATGGCAAGCGGTGCCGTCAGCGAGCGCCAGCTCGAACGTGTCACGGTCGACACCACCGTCCAGACCAAGGCAGTGGCCCATCCCACCGACAGCCATCTGATGCTGCGGGCGATCGAATGGCTGAACCGGGCGGCAAGGGCCAATGGCGTGCGGCTGCGCCAGTCCTATCTTCGCGTGGCACGCCGTGCCCGCAAGGAGGCGGCCCGCCTCATGCATGGCCGTGGCCACAAGCAGGCGAAGGCGCATCTGCGCTTCATGCGCACGCGGTTGGGCCGACTGATCCGCGACATCGAGCGCAGGATCGATGGCGACCCGACTCGCATGGAGGCTCTCGCAACCGTCCTGGAACGGGCCCGGATCATCCATGGCCAGAAGCCCGGCGACACACAGAAGCTCTACGCCTTCCACGCGCCGGAGGTCGAATGCATCGGCAAGGGCAAAGCTCGCACCCGATATGAGTTCGGCGCAAAAGCCTCCTTTGCCACCACCAACGAGCGCTGCAAGGGCGGCCAGTTCGTGCTCGGCGCCCTGTCCTTGCCCGGCAACCCGTATGACGGCCACACGCTCGGTGCTCAGCTCGATCAGGTCGCCCGCATCACCGGACAGAACCCCGCCCGTGCCTATGTCGACCGCGGCTATCGCGGACATGGGCTCAACCGCGACGGGCTGGAGGTCCATGTCTCTCACACGCGCGGCATCACCTCACCCACCATCAGGCGAGAACTGCGACGGCGAAACGGAATCGAGCCGGTCATCGGTCACATGAAGCAGGACGGCCATCTGGAACGAAATCCCCTCAAGGGCATCGAAGGAGACGTCATCAACGTCATGCTCTGCGCCATCGGTCACAACCTCCGGCTCCTCCTGGCATGGTTCAGGAAGCTTTTGTGGCTGATCCTGGCGCTCATCCTGTTCCCGAACAGCACGGCCCGCTCACGCCCTGCCTGA
- a CDS encoding LysR family transcriptional regulator: MEIKQLEAFLAVASLGSFNAAANRLRITQPAISARIRYLETELGVALFDRAVRPVRLTGHGYRVLDYAERMVDMASEMAAIAGDQGKSAVRRVSIGLPSAIARDWAPKMVSLLRAEWPEMAIEFRIDRSPILRDMLNDGAIDMALLIGPVVDPGVRCLPLCRYEQVWIAHSASPLTARTTIAELSAHPVITYSKKSFAFVEIENALRLNGIRNYQLSSSDSSEAILSIVKEGLGVGFVLRPAAETDIASETVRVLTVSDLKIESHVAYYAAYKHDGTRSLGMSVAELASWTQTAPRTAEAVVVG; this comes from the coding sequence ATGGAAATCAAGCAGCTGGAAGCTTTTCTCGCGGTGGCCTCGTTGGGAAGTTTCAATGCGGCGGCGAACCGGCTGCGTATCACGCAGCCAGCGATTTCGGCGCGCATCCGTTACCTCGAGACCGAGCTTGGCGTTGCGCTGTTTGATCGGGCTGTCCGTCCAGTCCGGCTCACCGGTCATGGCTACAGGGTGCTCGACTACGCCGAAAGGATGGTAGATATGGCCAGTGAGATGGCAGCAATCGCCGGGGATCAGGGAAAATCGGCCGTGCGGCGGGTCAGCATTGGCCTTCCGAGCGCCATAGCGCGGGATTGGGCGCCCAAAATGGTGAGCCTTCTGCGAGCCGAGTGGCCGGAAATGGCTATCGAATTCAGAATCGACAGATCCCCCATCCTGCGGGATATGCTCAATGACGGAGCCATCGACATGGCGCTGCTGATCGGACCGGTGGTGGATCCAGGAGTGCGCTGCCTGCCATTGTGCCGGTATGAGCAGGTGTGGATAGCTCACAGCGCCTCGCCCCTGACCGCCAGGACAACGATCGCGGAATTGTCCGCTCATCCGGTCATTACATACTCAAAAAAGTCATTTGCCTTTGTCGAAATCGAAAATGCCCTGCGGCTGAACGGGATTCGAAACTACCAGCTCAGCAGCAGCGATTCGTCGGAGGCGATATTGAGCATCGTCAAGGAAGGTCTTGGGGTCGGCTTTGTTCTTCGCCCTGCGGCCGAGACCGACATCGCGAGCGAAACGGTCAGGGTGCTGACTGTTTCGGACCTAAAAATCGAAAGCCATGTGGCCTATTACGCCGCCTACAAACACGACGGAACACGCTCTTTGGGCATGAGCGTGGCCGAGTTGGCGAGCTGGACCCAGACCGCCCCACGCACGGCGGAGGCGGTGGTGGTGGGCTAA
- a CDS encoding IS3 family transposase (programmed frameshift), with amino-acid sequence MSKRKQHSPEFKAKVALEALKGEETVSELASRFGIHPTMIHQWKRALLEGASGVFERGGRKKPEIDDEQVKDLHAKIGELAVANDFLSRKLKPLGREVRRGMIEPDHPVLSIGKQCTLLSLSRSSFYYTPKGETEINLALMRRIDEQFLETPFFGVRQMTWHLRNEGHLVNEKRVRRLMRLMGLMPIYQKPNTSRPAKGHKVWPYLLKGLRVERPNQAWAADITYLPMRRGFLYLVAIMDWHTRKVLAWRISNTLEADFCIEALNEAVHKFGPPEVMNTDQGSQFTSFAWTDRLRRMGVRISMDGKGRFLDNIFVERLWRTLKYECVYLHAWETGSQARAGVRDWMEFYNHRRPHSALGGKPPAVIYWQRIEQNQPDQQVQRVA; translated from the exons ATGTCGAAACGAAAGCAGCATTCGCCCGAGTTCAAGGCGAAGGTCGCCCTGGAAGCATTGAAGGGCGAAGAGACGGTATCGGAATTGGCGAGCCGGTTCGGTATCCACCCCACGATGATCCACCAATGGAAGCGGGCGTTACTCGAAGGGGCATCGGGTGTGTTCGAGCGTGGCGGGCGCAAAAAGCCAGAGATTGACGATGAACAGGTCAAGGATCTGCACGCCAAGATCGGAGAGCTGGCCGTCGCCAACGATTTTTTGTCACGAAAGCTCAAGC CCCTGGGGCGGGAAGTGAGACGGGGGATGATAGAACCTGATCACCCCGTTCTCTCGATTGGCAAGCAGTGCACGCTGCTGTCGCTCTCGCGTTCCTCGTTCTACTACACGCCGAAAGGCGAGACCGAGATCAACCTCGCGCTAATGCGCAGGATCGATGAGCAATTCCTGGAGACACCCTTCTTCGGAGTCCGGCAGATGACCTGGCACCTGCGCAATGAAGGGCACCTGGTGAACGAGAAGCGCGTGCGGCGGCTGATGCGGCTCATGGGGCTGATGCCAATCTACCAGAAGCCCAATACCTCGAGACCGGCCAAGGGACACAAGGTTTGGCCGTATCTTCTAAAGGGATTGAGGGTGGAACGTCCGAACCAGGCCTGGGCTGCGGACATCACGTATCTTCCGATGCGCCGGGGCTTTCTCTACCTGGTGGCCATCATGGACTGGCACACCCGCAAAGTCTTGGCCTGGCGCATCTCGAACACGCTGGAGGCAGACTTCTGCATCGAAGCATTGAACGAGGCGGTCCACAAGTTCGGCCCACCCGAGGTCATGAACACCGATCAAGGCAGCCAGTTCACGTCCTTTGCCTGGACCGATCGGTTGCGACGAATGGGAGTGCGCATCTCCATGGATGGCAAGGGGCGGTTCCTCGACAATATCTTTGTCGAGCGGCTCTGGCGCACCCTCAAATACGAATGCGTCTATCTGCACGCTTGGGAAACTGGATCACAGGCTCGTGCTGGCGTCCGCGACTGGATGGAATTCTACAATCATCGACGCCCTCATTCCGCCCTTGGCGGTAAACCGCCTGCCGTGATCTATTGGCAGCGCATTGAGCAAAACCAACCCGACCAGCAGGTGCAACGAGTAGCTTAA
- a CDS encoding MFS transporter, with translation MSAAISVPVWRGVSYSAGMVALSTLGAAYFVGLFNPFVSEAFGINQATLGLIFSVSTIAAVIPMFLIGRLIDAVSLRRYTIGLLLAFAAACLAIAWSPNLAVFVVGVFFIRLVGDWLFAHAGLTASARFFGTTRMRLSGLTAIGYAVGPMVFPGAALALTATYGWRTAWFAIAAFIVIFAVPACARLLPSAIFAPSTAHLPPKASIRVLDRRILVFLPALMSAPLVFSGLLFHQSVWSQPRGGAEWLSLGLMAYAAAQMSAMFLAGYLAERFSVYRIVAFHALPAAIGLAICTVWSAPWTLVVYLAGAGVATGFTLTLTPLLLIGLYGDTNLGAGRAMIQSVTLVCAAVSTTAMGLWVDDDLGMNLVFGASIAYFALASLLARLGTREQRRDCQTIRDRV, from the coding sequence ATGAGTGCGGCCATTTCTGTACCGGTATGGCGCGGGGTCAGCTACTCCGCTGGCATGGTCGCACTCTCGACATTGGGGGCAGCCTACTTTGTGGGCCTGTTCAACCCGTTTGTTTCCGAGGCATTTGGCATCAACCAGGCTACACTTGGACTGATTTTTTCGGTCTCCACCATCGCCGCCGTTATTCCCATGTTCCTGATTGGGCGGCTGATCGATGCTGTAAGCCTTCGCCGATATACGATAGGGCTGCTGCTTGCTTTTGCCGCCGCGTGTCTGGCCATCGCATGGTCGCCCAATCTCGCCGTTTTCGTCGTCGGCGTCTTTTTCATCCGGCTGGTGGGAGACTGGTTGTTCGCCCATGCCGGGCTGACGGCGTCCGCCCGCTTCTTTGGCACCACCCGAATGCGTCTATCGGGCCTTACCGCCATCGGCTATGCCGTCGGGCCCATGGTGTTCCCCGGCGCCGCCCTCGCGCTGACCGCGACCTATGGCTGGCGCACTGCCTGGTTCGCCATTGCCGCGTTCATTGTCATCTTTGCCGTGCCCGCCTGCGCGCGGCTTCTGCCCTCGGCCATCTTCGCCCCTTCCACAGCGCATTTACCCCCCAAAGCCTCCATCCGGGTACTTGACCGCCGGATTCTCGTATTCCTTCCCGCACTGATGAGCGCACCTCTGGTGTTTTCCGGTCTGCTTTTTCATCAGTCGGTCTGGAGCCAGCCACGCGGTGGAGCCGAATGGCTGTCACTCGGTCTTATGGCCTATGCGGCAGCGCAAATGAGCGCAATGTTCCTGGCGGGCTACCTGGCTGAGCGGTTTTCGGTCTATCGCATTGTGGCGTTCCACGCCCTGCCTGCGGCGATCGGCCTCGCGATCTGCACTGTCTGGAGCGCCCCCTGGACGCTGGTTGTCTATCTGGCGGGGGCCGGTGTCGCGACCGGTTTCACCCTGACGCTAACACCACTCCTCTTGATCGGACTTTATGGCGACACCAATCTGGGCGCCGGACGTGCGATGATCCAAAGCGTTACACTCGTTTGCGCCGCGGTCTCCACCACCGCGATGGGTCTGTGGGTCGACGATGATCTGGGCATGAACCTGGTGTTTGGCGCCAGCATCGCCTATTTCGCGCTCGCCTCGCTTTTGGCCCGCCTCGGCACCCGCGAACAGCGCCGCGATTGTCAGACGATACGTGATCGCGTTTAG
- a CDS encoding SDR family NAD(P)-dependent oxidoreductase, whose amino-acid sequence MRIQDKVAVVTGAGSGIGLAIARRFVAEGAKVVALDWHADAIAAAVSDIGGAIIGMTGDVSKEADCVAMIDRAAAEFGRVDILVNNAGVMDLFQSVADVDNATWRRCMAVNVDGPMYAMRRAVPLMLELGGGSIVNIASVAATGGGAAGAAYTASKHALIGLTKSTAFQYAKLGLRCNALAVGGVSTNIMDSVEGHALDQAGLGRLGAYQASNPGMLEPADIANAVLFLASDEARHLNGAVLPVDMGWSAA is encoded by the coding sequence ATGCGTATACAGGACAAGGTTGCGGTCGTCACGGGAGCTGGCTCAGGCATCGGTTTGGCCATTGCCCGCCGGTTCGTGGCGGAAGGGGCAAAGGTTGTTGCCCTAGACTGGCATGCCGACGCCATCGCGGCGGCAGTGAGCGACATCGGAGGCGCCATCATTGGCATGACGGGTGATGTGTCCAAGGAGGCAGACTGCGTTGCGATGATCGATCGTGCAGCAGCCGAATTTGGGCGCGTCGACATTCTGGTCAACAATGCCGGCGTGATGGACCTGTTCCAGTCCGTTGCCGACGTCGACAACGCGACATGGCGCCGCTGCATGGCGGTCAATGTCGACGGGCCTATGTATGCCATGCGACGAGCGGTTCCGCTGATGCTGGAACTGGGAGGCGGCTCAATCGTCAATATCGCATCCGTGGCCGCTACAGGTGGCGGCGCAGCGGGCGCGGCCTATACCGCCTCCAAGCACGCGCTTATCGGCCTGACCAAGAGTACAGCGTTTCAATATGCTAAGCTTGGACTGCGCTGCAATGCGCTGGCAGTGGGCGGCGTCAGCACCAACATCATGGATAGCGTCGAGGGGCACGCGCTCGACCAGGCTGGGCTCGGGCGATTGGGTGCTTATCAGGCCAGCAATCCGGGTATGCTTGAACCGGCCGACATCGCCAATGCCGTTCTGTTTCTCGCCTCCGACGAGGCCCGTCACCTCAATGGCGCGGTGCTGCCGGTGGATATGGGCTGGAGCGCGGCATGA
- a CDS encoding NAD(P)/FAD-dependent oxidoreductase — protein sequence MASPQITIVGGGLLGAAIAYGAVREGARVRVLDQDDGAFRASRGNFGLVWVHGKGTTMPDYVQWTKQGLRLWPELQQELFDLTGVDSGLQQPGGFWLGFSEAEVEKRAETLEKINESGGDVPFKIMDRAELKHYLPGLGTSVVGGSFCPLDGQANPLMLLRALHAALRLKGAEIVNDVSVEEIKYDAGNGTFRAVARDGQSWTSDRIVLAAGLGNADLAPQVDVHAPINPTRGQVLITERLQPFLDFPTNKCRQTKEGSVQLGSTAEYVGFDDGTSTDKIEWLAQRAVETFPALARAKLVRAWGALRPLTPDGYPIYQESPTFPGAYVVSSHSGVTLAASHCYVLGPWVSGFTQTPPEFDSFRGERLLDPNASFSNGY from the coding sequence ATGGCTAGCCCCCAGATTACCATAGTGGGTGGCGGTCTTCTGGGTGCGGCGATCGCCTACGGTGCCGTGCGCGAAGGTGCCCGGGTCCGTGTTCTCGATCAGGACGACGGGGCGTTCCGTGCCTCCCGCGGCAATTTCGGGCTCGTGTGGGTGCATGGCAAAGGCACGACGATGCCTGATTATGTGCAGTGGACCAAGCAGGGGCTCAGGCTGTGGCCGGAACTGCAGCAGGAATTGTTCGATCTCACCGGCGTCGATTCGGGGCTGCAGCAGCCGGGCGGTTTCTGGCTCGGTTTCAGTGAAGCCGAAGTCGAAAAACGGGCCGAAACGCTGGAAAAGATCAACGAAAGCGGCGGGGACGTTCCGTTCAAGATCATGGACCGCGCCGAGTTGAAGCATTATCTGCCCGGTCTGGGCACTTCGGTCGTGGGGGGCAGTTTTTGTCCGTTGGACGGGCAGGCCAATCCGCTGATGCTGTTGCGGGCACTCCATGCCGCTCTACGGCTCAAGGGGGCTGAGATCGTCAACGATGTTAGCGTTGAGGAGATCAAGTACGATGCCGGAAATGGCACGTTTAGGGCTGTTGCCCGGGATGGTCAAAGCTGGACGAGTGATCGCATCGTTCTGGCGGCCGGGCTGGGCAATGCCGATCTGGCGCCGCAGGTCGACGTCCACGCACCGATCAACCCGACGCGGGGCCAGGTGTTGATCACCGAGCGGTTGCAGCCCTTTCTTGATTTTCCCACAAACAAGTGTCGGCAGACCAAAGAAGGTTCTGTCCAACTGGGTTCTACTGCGGAATATGTCGGGTTCGACGACGGCACTTCGACCGACAAGATCGAATGGCTGGCGCAACGCGCTGTCGAAACCTTTCCTGCTCTGGCACGGGCCAAACTGGTGAGGGCTTGGGGTGCCTTACGACCGTTAACCCCCGATGGATATCCGATTTACCAGGAGTCACCCACTTTCCCTGGAGCCTATGTGGTTTCCAGCCACAGCGGCGTTACCTTAGCGGCGTCCCATTGTTATGTCCTGGGGCCCTGGGTGAGCGGGTTCACTCAGACGCCCCCAGAGTTCGACTCGTT